One genomic window of Arvicola amphibius chromosome 4, mArvAmp1.2, whole genome shotgun sequence includes the following:
- the LOC119811236 gene encoding olfactory receptor 1468-like, which produces MPENNRTGISQFLLLGLPIPPEHQYLFYVLFLAMYLTTVLGNLIIIILILLDSHLHTPMYFFLSNLSFSDLCFSSVTMPKLLQNMQRQVPLISYAGCLAQMYFFLFFGDLESFLLVAMAYDRYVAICFPLHYTSIMSHKLCVGLVVLSWVLTTSHAMLHTLLLTRLSFCANNVIPHFFCDLSALLKLACSDIHINELVVLIIGGLVVVLPFLFIITSYARIVSSILKVPSIRGIHKVFSTCGSHLSVVSLFFGTIIGLYLCPSTNNSTVKDTVMSMMYTVVTPMLNPFIYSLRNRDMKGALKRVFQKKNLF; this is translated from the coding sequence ATGCCTGAAAACAACCGAACAGGcatctcccagttcctcctgctGGGTCTTCCCATCCCCCCAGAACACCAATATCTGTTCTATGTCCTGTTCCTGGCCATGTACCTCACTACTGTCCTGGGgaacctcatcatcatcatcctcattctATTGGACTCCcatctccacacacccatgtacttttTTCTTAGCAACttgtccttctctgacctctgcttttCCTCAGTCACAATGCCCAAGTTGCTGCAGAACATGCAGAGACAAGTCCCACTCATCTCCTATGCAGGCTGTCTGGCACAAatgtacttctttttgttttttggagacctTGAGAGCTTCCTCCTTGTtgccatggcctatgaccgctatgtggccatctgctttCCCCTTCATTACACCAGCATCATGAGCCACAAGCTCTGTGTGGGTCTGGTGGTGCTATCCTGGGTGCTGACCACATCACATGCCATGTTGCACACTTTGCTCTTAACTAGATTGTCTTTCTGTGCAAACAATGTGATTCCCCATTTTTTCTGTGATCTATCTGCTCTACTGAAGCTGGCCTGCTCTGATATTCACATTAATGAGTTGGTGGTGTTGATCATAGGAGGGCTTGTTGTTGtacttccttttctatttatcaTAACATCTTATGCACGAATTGTCTCCTCCATCCTCAAGGTCCCATCAATTCGAGGCATTCACAAGGTCTTCTCCACTTGTGGCTCCCACCTGTCTGTGGTCTCACTGTTCTTTGGGACAATTATTGGCCTCTACTTATGTCCATCAACTAATAACTCTACTGTGAAGGACACTGTCATGTCTATGATGTATACAGTGGTGACTCCAATGTTGAACCCcttcatctacagcctgaggaacagagACATGAAAGGAGCCCTAAAAAGagtgtttcaaaagaaaaatctcttctgA